A single region of the Halobacterium wangiae genome encodes:
- a CDS encoding NusA-like transcription termination signal-binding factor, protein MTVRLSDEARRLLAAFEDETEATAVDCVVDDDRDRVIFVVTAGEMGSAIGPGGSRVEALEEKLGRDVMLVEDAPTPEGFVANALSPAAVYNVTISENDTTVAYAEVAHDDKGVAIGADGQNIEAAKELAARHYDVDDIQLT, encoded by the coding sequence ATGACAGTCCGGCTCTCGGACGAGGCGCGCCGCCTGCTGGCGGCCTTCGAGGACGAGACGGAGGCGACAGCCGTCGACTGCGTCGTCGACGACGACCGCGACCGCGTCATCTTCGTGGTGACCGCGGGCGAGATGGGGTCGGCCATCGGCCCCGGCGGGAGCCGCGTCGAAGCCCTCGAAGAGAAACTCGGCCGGGACGTGATGCTGGTCGAGGACGCGCCGACGCCGGAGGGGTTCGTCGCCAACGCGCTCTCCCCCGCGGCGGTGTACAACGTCACCATCAGCGAGAACGACACGACGGTGGCGTACGCCGAGGTCGCCCACGACGACAAGGGCGTCGCAATCGGCGCAGACGGCCAGAACATCGAGGCCGCCAAGGAACTCGCCGCCCGCCACTACGACGTCGACGATATCCAGCTCACGTAA
- the rpoA2 gene encoding DNA-directed RNA polymerase subunit A'' has translation MTEVTESVRDTVEATELPRRLKERVYDTIEDRDGVTDEQVEEIATAVESSYLETRIDPLDPVGTVSAQSIGEPGTQMTMNTFHYAGVAEMDVTQGLPRLIELVDARKTPDTPVMNVFLEDEYAAERERAHEVVWKIEATKILALGDISTNVADMVVRIDLNEDTLLERWPLEDDTTEVAAEIAETIEGSLGVDVTQQGTVLEFGPSEPSYRELLQLVEQLRDIVFKGIEDVSRVVIRREETDRGEEFVLYTEGSAFKKALKIEGVDASRTKCNNIHEVHKTLGIEAAREAIIDETMSTLEEQGLGDVNIRHLMLVADIMTNDGTIQSIGRHGISGNKDSVLARAAFEVTVNHLLDAAIYGEADDLDGVIENVIVGKPVRLGTGDVNLRMGAGKSD, from the coding sequence ATGACTGAAGTCACCGAGAGCGTGCGCGACACTGTCGAGGCCACGGAGCTTCCCCGACGGCTGAAGGAGCGCGTCTACGACACCATCGAGGACCGCGACGGCGTCACCGACGAGCAGGTCGAGGAGATCGCGACCGCCGTCGAGTCCAGCTACCTCGAGACCCGCATCGACCCCCTCGACCCGGTGGGGACCGTCTCCGCGCAGTCAATCGGGGAGCCGGGGACGCAGATGACGATGAACACGTTCCACTACGCGGGCGTCGCGGAGATGGACGTCACGCAGGGCCTCCCCCGGCTCATCGAGCTGGTGGACGCCCGGAAGACACCGGACACGCCGGTGATGAACGTGTTCCTCGAGGACGAGTACGCCGCGGAGCGCGAACGCGCCCACGAGGTCGTCTGGAAGATCGAGGCGACGAAGATCCTCGCGCTCGGCGACATCTCGACGAACGTCGCCGACATGGTCGTCCGCATCGACCTCAACGAGGACACGCTCCTGGAGCGCTGGCCGCTCGAGGACGACACGACCGAGGTCGCCGCCGAGATCGCCGAGACCATCGAGGGGAGCCTCGGCGTGGACGTGACCCAGCAGGGTACCGTCCTCGAGTTCGGTCCGAGCGAACCCTCGTACCGCGAGCTGCTCCAGCTCGTCGAACAGCTCCGGGACATCGTGTTCAAGGGCATCGAGGACGTCAGCCGCGTCGTCATCCGCCGCGAGGAGACCGACCGCGGCGAGGAGTTCGTCCTCTACACGGAGGGCTCGGCGTTCAAGAAGGCGCTCAAAATCGAGGGCGTCGACGCCTCCCGGACGAAGTGTAACAACATCCACGAGGTCCACAAGACCCTCGGCATCGAGGCGGCCCGCGAGGCCATAATCGACGAGACGATGTCCACCCTCGAAGAGCAGGGGCTGGGCGACGTGAACATCCGCCACCTGATGCTGGTCGCGGACATCATGACCAACGACGGCACCATCCAGTCCATCGGCCGGCACGGCATCTCCGGCAACAAGGACTCGGTGCTCGCGCGGGCGGCGTTCGAGGTGACGGTCAACCACCTCCTCGACGCCGCCATCTACGGCGAGGCGGACGACCTCGACGGCGTCATCGAGAACGTCATCGTCGGGAAGCCGGTCCGCCTCGGCACGGGCGACGTCAACCTGCGCATGGGCGCCGGCAAGTCGGACTGA
- a CDS encoding DNA-directed RNA polymerase subunit A', translating into MSAGQSPMEIGEISFGLMDPEEYRDMSATKVITADTYDDDGFPIDMGLMDPRLGVIDPGLECKTCGQRSGSCNGHFGHIELAAPVIHVGFSKLIRRLLRGTCRECSRLLLTEEEKDEYRADLDRTRSLRQDVSDVMTAAIREARKKDHCPHCGEGQYDVKHEKPTTYYEVQQVLASDYSERIAASMQPDRDDDEDQGISPQELAEQTDIEISRINEILSGEFRPRRDDREAIEAALGADLTTEDMNKLMPSDIRDWFEDIPGEDLEALGIDAERSRPEWMILTVLPVPPVTARPSITLDNGQRSEDDLTHKLVDIIRINQRFMENREAGAPQLIIEDLWELLQYHVTTFMDNEISGTPPARHRSGRPLKTLSQRLKGKEGRFRGSLSGKRVNFSARTVISPDPTLSLNEVGVPDRVATEMTQTMVVNDQNLERAKRYVRNGPEGHPGANYVTRPDGRRVRVTEKVCEELAERVEPGWEVQRHLIDGDIIIFNRQPSLHRMSIMAHEVVVMPYKTFRLNTVVCPPYNADFDGDEMNMHALQNEEARAEARVLMRVQEQILSPRFGENIIGAIQDHISGTYLLTHTNPRFNETQASDLLRQTRIDELPEPAGTEAGEPYWEGRQIFSELLPEDLDLEFLGTVGEPVVIEDGYLEEGTIAEDEVGGFGGEIVDTIAKVHGKTRARIFINEVASLAMRSIMHFGFSIGIDDETVSEEARERIDEAIGSAYERVQELIETYENGDLESLPGRTVDETLEMKIMQTLGKARDSAGDVAEENFAADNPAVVMANSGARGSMLNLTQMAGCVGQQAVRGERINRGYEDRTLSHFAPNDLSSEAHGFVENSYTSGLTPKEFFFHAMGGREGLVDTAVRTSKSGYLQRRLINALSELETQYDGTVRDTSDTIVQFEFGEDGTSPVEVASNQEVDIEVENIADRVIDSEFASDEEKAEFLGVQEPPTNLSEHGASWEVESDD; encoded by the coding sequence ACGACGACGACGGCTTCCCCATCGACATGGGGCTGATGGACCCGCGGCTGGGCGTCATCGACCCCGGACTGGAGTGCAAGACGTGCGGCCAGCGCTCCGGGAGCTGTAACGGCCACTTCGGCCACATCGAGCTCGCGGCGCCGGTCATCCACGTCGGCTTCTCGAAGCTCATCCGTCGGCTGCTCCGCGGCACGTGCCGGGAGTGCTCGCGACTCCTGCTCACCGAGGAGGAGAAAGACGAGTACCGTGCCGACCTCGACCGCACGCGGAGCCTCCGCCAGGACGTCTCCGACGTGATGACGGCGGCCATCCGGGAGGCCCGGAAGAAGGACCACTGCCCGCACTGCGGCGAGGGCCAGTACGACGTCAAACACGAGAAGCCGACGACGTACTACGAGGTCCAGCAGGTGCTCGCGTCGGACTACAGCGAGCGCATCGCGGCGTCGATGCAGCCCGACCGCGACGACGACGAGGACCAGGGGATCAGCCCCCAGGAACTCGCCGAGCAGACGGACATCGAGATCAGCCGCATCAACGAGATCCTCTCGGGCGAGTTCCGCCCCCGACGCGACGACCGCGAGGCCATCGAGGCCGCGCTCGGCGCCGACCTCACCACCGAGGACATGAACAAGCTGATGCCCTCGGACATCCGCGACTGGTTCGAGGACATCCCCGGCGAGGACCTCGAGGCGCTCGGCATCGACGCCGAACGCTCGCGACCCGAGTGGATGATCCTGACCGTGCTGCCGGTGCCGCCGGTGACGGCCCGTCCCTCCATCACGCTGGACAACGGCCAGCGCAGCGAGGACGACCTCACCCACAAGCTCGTCGACATCATCCGCATCAACCAGCGGTTCATGGAGAACCGCGAGGCCGGTGCACCCCAGCTCATCATCGAGGACCTCTGGGAGCTGCTGCAGTACCACGTCACGACGTTCATGGACAACGAGATCAGCGGGACGCCACCGGCGCGCCACCGCTCCGGCCGACCGCTGAAGACGCTCTCCCAGCGCCTCAAGGGCAAGGAGGGCCGGTTCCGCGGCTCGCTGTCCGGGAAGCGCGTGAACTTCTCGGCGCGGACCGTCATCTCGCCGGACCCGACGCTGTCGCTGAACGAGGTCGGCGTCCCCGACCGCGTGGCGACCGAGATGACCCAGACGATGGTCGTCAACGACCAGAACCTCGAGCGGGCGAAGCGCTACGTGCGCAACGGCCCCGAGGGCCACCCGGGCGCGAACTACGTCACCCGACCCGACGGGCGACGCGTGCGCGTCACGGAGAAGGTCTGCGAGGAACTCGCCGAGCGCGTCGAGCCCGGCTGGGAGGTCCAGCGACACCTCATCGACGGCGACATCATCATCTTCAACCGCCAGCCGTCGCTCCACCGCATGTCCATCATGGCCCACGAGGTCGTGGTGATGCCGTACAAGACGTTCCGCCTGAACACGGTCGTCTGTCCGCCGTACAACGCCGACTTCGACGGCGACGAGATGAACATGCACGCCCTCCAGAACGAGGAGGCCCGTGCGGAGGCCCGCGTGCTGATGCGGGTCCAGGAGCAGATCCTCTCCCCGCGGTTCGGTGAGAACATCATCGGCGCCATCCAGGACCACATCAGCGGGACGTACCTGCTGACCCACACCAACCCGCGGTTCAACGAGACGCAGGCCTCCGACCTGCTCCGGCAGACCCGCATCGACGAACTGCCGGAGCCCGCGGGCACCGAGGCCGGCGAACCGTACTGGGAGGGTCGCCAGATCTTCTCCGAACTGCTGCCCGAGGACCTCGACCTCGAGTTCCTCGGCACCGTCGGCGAACCCGTCGTCATCGAGGACGGCTACCTCGAGGAGGGCACCATCGCCGAGGACGAGGTCGGTGGGTTCGGCGGCGAGATCGTCGACACCATCGCGAAGGTCCACGGGAAGACCCGCGCCCGCATCTTCATCAACGAGGTCGCCTCGCTGGCGATGCGGTCGATCATGCACTTCGGGTTCTCCATCGGCATCGACGACGAGACCGTCTCCGAGGAGGCCCGCGAACGCATCGACGAGGCCATCGGCTCCGCCTACGAGCGCGTCCAGGAACTCATCGAGACGTACGAGAACGGCGACCTCGAGAGCCTCCCCGGCCGCACTGTCGACGAGACCCTCGAGATGAAGATCATGCAGACCCTCGGGAAGGCCCGCGACTCCGCGGGCGACGTCGCCGAGGAGAACTTCGCGGCGGACAACCCGGCAGTCGTGATGGCCAACTCCGGCGCGCGTGGGTCGATGCTGAACCTCACGCAGATGGCCGGCTGCGTCGGCCAGCAGGCAGTCCGGGGCGAGCGCATCAACCGCGGCTACGAGGACCGCACGCTGAGCCACTTCGCGCCGAACGACCTCTCCAGTGAGGCCCACGGCTTCGTGGAGAACTCCTACACGAGCGGGCTGACGCCCAAGGAGTTCTTCTTCCACGCGATGGGTGGCCGCGAGGGGCTGGTGGACACGGCAGTCCGCACCTCGAAGTCCGGCTACCTCCAGCGTCGGCTCATCAACGCGCTCTCCGAACTGGAGACGCAGTACGACGGCACCGTCCGGGACACCAGCGACACCATCGTCCAGTTCGAGTTCGGCGAGGACGGCACCTCGCCGGTCGAGGTCGCCTCCAACCAGGAGGTCGACATCGAGGTCGAGAACATCGCGGACCGTGTCATCGACTCCGAGTTCGCCAGCGACGAGGAGAAGGCGGAGTTCCTGGGCGTCCAGGAGCCACCGACGAATCTCTCCGAACACGGTGCGTCCTGGGAGGTGGAATCCGATGACTGA